A window from Dermacentor albipictus isolate Rhodes 1998 colony chromosome 10, USDA_Dalb.pri_finalv2, whole genome shotgun sequence encodes these proteins:
- the LOC139050612 gene encoding NADH dehydrogenase [ubiquinone] 1 beta subcomplex subunit 8, mitochondrial-like translates to MGRARREHDKPTGEVGPSRHFRWLDQAGLPLRHGQGSRKMAALVGRSGRFGQIVRYQLKAPLIASCRSAHWNKDWCPKPAPQTEEELRAAAKKYRMLPEDYKVRDQSEGLTWGDYPKIPTVPAGSRDPEEDYDFPYLRRNYGEPINIYMDAYTLERLDLQRQRTPMWKQIAMFLGTVIGFWYLSNLFNRPEFPKIGVDLGPPQRPNDGVVHYTFDPVE, encoded by the exons ATGGGACGGGCCCGACGTGAACACGATAAGCCTACCGGCGAGGTG GGCCCGTCTCGGCATTTCCGGTGGCTAGACCAGGCTGGACTTCCTTTACGTCACGGGCAAGGATCGAGAAAGATGGCCGCCCTCGTAGGTCGGTCCGGTCGTTTCGGGCAAATTGTTCGGTACCAGCTGAAGGCTCCACTGATCGCATCATGCCGATCAGCCC aCTGGAACAAGGACTGGTGCCCCAAGCCGGCACCACAGACGGAGGAAGAGTTGAGAGCGGCCGCCAAGAAGTACAGGATGCTGCCCGAGGACTACAAGGTGCGTGACCAGAGTGAGGGCCTCACCTGGGGCGACTACCCCAAGATTCCCACGGTCCCGGCAGGAAGCAGGGACCCCGAGGAGGACTACGACTTTCCCTACTTGAGGCGGAATTACGGCGAGCCG ATTAACATCTACATGGATGCGTACACCCTCGAAAGACTAGACTTGCAAAGGCAACGTACTCCAAT GTGGAAGCAGATAGCCATGTTTCTGGGCACAGTGATTGGCTTTTGGTACCTCAGCAACCTCTTCAACCGCCCAGAGTTCCCAAAGATTGGTGTAGACCTG GGTCCACCACAACGGCCAAACGATGGAGTCGTCCACTATACCTTTGATCCGGTGGAGTAG